A genome region from Chengkuizengella sp. SCS-71B includes the following:
- a CDS encoding DMT family transporter, translating to MHRWVAIILVLVGASSYGILSSIIKLAYESGLNELQITTGQLFFGMMILWIIIGFRRSAWQNPMKTPWFRLTLLGFIGISLTSIFINASLRDLDASLSIVLLFQFIWISIIIESVLHKRLPSMYQMLAVVVVMFGTILAVGLSIEDLQQMSIRGFIYGFLSAITYSLFITFTGRVATNIDSVLKSAIMITASLPPSIIVMMILFPNQTYIQGELNTFLFWGLFAAILGVVIPTISFNLGIPKIGGSLSAMLGAIELPAAIIVAVIVLQESVLLVQWLGVLLILIGIIVAEKK from the coding sequence ATGCATCGTTGGGTAGCTATTATTCTTGTGTTAGTTGGAGCTTCAAGTTATGGGATATTGTCGTCCATTATTAAACTTGCATATGAATCTGGATTAAATGAGCTTCAAATCACCACAGGGCAGTTATTTTTTGGTATGATGATATTATGGATTATTATTGGGTTTAGGAGAAGTGCGTGGCAGAATCCAATGAAGACTCCTTGGTTTAGATTAACCTTGTTAGGTTTTATTGGAATTTCACTTACTTCCATTTTTATCAATGCTTCTTTAAGGGACTTAGATGCATCTCTTTCCATTGTATTGTTGTTTCAGTTTATATGGATTTCAATCATTATTGAATCTGTATTACATAAAAGATTACCCTCGATGTATCAGATGCTAGCGGTTGTTGTAGTCATGTTTGGAACCATTTTAGCTGTAGGATTGTCCATTGAAGACCTTCAACAAATGAGCATCAGAGGGTTTATCTACGGGTTTTTATCTGCAATTACATATAGTTTATTTATAACGTTTACAGGGAGAGTTGCAACAAACATAGATTCTGTACTAAAATCAGCTATAATGATTACAGCGTCTCTTCCACCTAGTATCATTGTAATGATGATTTTATTTCCTAATCAGACATATATCCAAGGAGAGCTAAATACTTTTCTTTTTTGGGGATTATTTGCAGCTATTTTAGGTGTAGTGATTCCTACAATTAGTTTTAACTTAGGAATTCCTAAAATTGGTGGATCTTTGTCTGCGATGTTAGGAGCAATTGAGCTGCCAGCAGCAATTATTGTTGCTGTAATTGTATTACAAGAATCTGTACTACTCGTACAATGGTTAGGAGTACTTTTAATATTAATTGGAATTATAGTTGCTGAAAAGAAGTAG
- the ppc gene encoding phosphoenolpyruvate carboxylase: protein MVETTVDTNKTDPLRRDVRFLGNILGEVLVHQGGKELLDVVEEIREMSKSLRANFIQELLETFKTKIETLEKDKRHNVIRAFAIYFHLVNIAEQNHRVRRKREYERSTGDIIQPGSIESIIIEFKECNVSSDDVMEILSGATLELVMTAHPTEATRRAVLDIHHRIAEEMMELDNPTLTYKERELLKDKLHNEVLTLWQTDELRDRKPTVIDEVRNGLYYFDETLFDVLPNVYQELEHSLKKYYPEQDWHVPTFLRFGSWIGGDRDGNPSVTAKTTWQTLVMQRRLALKKYRQILKDLKDHLSFSTSIIKVSDELLTSIEEDRINVEVPIADQWRNIKEPYRIKLSYMLQKINNTEASVSNEKERYNSPEEFVNDLKLIDCSLRGHFADYAANKYVKKVIRQVELFGFHVASLDIRQHSKEHEFAISEILSKTGIEENYSALNEDDKIHLLTDLLNDPRPLTTVNLNYSESTKECLDVFKTIYNAQKEFGQDCIKSYLISMTQGVSDLLEVTILAKEYGLHRLEPNGLSIQPVPLFETIDDLHAASQIIDRLFNIPIYRKSLKEVNDLQEIMLGYSDSNKDGGAITANWELRIAMRDITETASKYGIKLKFFHGRGGALGRGGMPLNRSILAQPPGTLGGGIKITEQGEVLSSRYSLKGIAYRSLEQATSSLIKAGLLSKRKQELKDDPNWEEIVQGISESALKKYQDLIFRDPDFVTFFKESTPLTEFGELNIGSRPSKRKNSDKFEDLRAIPWVFSWTQSRYLLPAWYAAGTGLQSYIKDKEENLKTLQNMYENWSFFRSMIDNLQMALAKSDLLIAKQYSNMIKDSTIKNRIFKSIEDEYILTSKLILDITKQKEILDNVPVIQESIRLRNPYVDPLSYLQVELLSELRTLREENDDNADLLREVLLTINGIAAGLRNTG from the coding sequence TTGGTTGAAACTACTGTAGATACGAATAAAACAGATCCGTTACGTAGAGATGTTCGTTTTTTAGGCAATATTCTAGGTGAGGTTTTGGTTCATCAGGGAGGTAAAGAATTACTTGATGTCGTAGAAGAAATCAGAGAAATGAGTAAATCTTTACGTGCTAATTTCATACAAGAGTTACTGGAAACTTTTAAAACTAAGATTGAGACATTAGAAAAGGATAAGCGTCATAATGTTATAAGGGCATTTGCAATTTATTTTCACCTTGTTAATATTGCAGAGCAAAATCATCGAGTTCGTAGAAAAAGAGAGTACGAACGGTCAACAGGTGATATTATTCAACCTGGTTCTATTGAAAGTATTATTATCGAATTTAAAGAATGTAATGTATCTAGTGATGATGTAATGGAAATTTTAAGTGGGGCAACATTAGAATTAGTGATGACGGCTCATCCAACGGAAGCAACAAGAAGAGCGGTTTTAGATATTCATCACAGAATTGCTGAAGAGATGATGGAATTAGATAATCCTACTTTAACTTATAAAGAGCGTGAATTATTAAAGGATAAACTTCATAATGAAGTATTAACTTTGTGGCAAACGGACGAACTTCGTGATCGTAAACCTACAGTCATAGATGAAGTTCGTAACGGACTCTATTATTTTGACGAAACATTATTCGATGTTTTACCTAATGTATATCAGGAGTTAGAGCATAGTTTAAAAAAATATTACCCAGAACAAGACTGGCATGTACCAACATTTTTACGATTTGGGTCTTGGATAGGCGGAGATCGTGATGGTAATCCTTCTGTAACAGCTAAAACAACATGGCAAACACTTGTCATGCAGAGACGTTTAGCATTGAAGAAATATAGGCAAATCCTAAAAGACCTTAAAGATCATCTAAGTTTCAGTACTAGTATAATAAAAGTATCTGATGAACTTTTAACATCAATTGAAGAAGATAGAATAAATGTTGAAGTCCCAATTGCTGATCAGTGGAGAAATATAAAGGAACCATATAGAATCAAACTTTCATATATGCTTCAAAAAATTAATAATACAGAGGCTTCTGTATCAAATGAAAAAGAAAGATACAATTCTCCTGAAGAGTTTGTAAATGATTTGAAATTGATTGATTGTAGTTTAAGAGGTCATTTTGCAGATTATGCAGCAAACAAATATGTCAAGAAGGTAATCAGGCAAGTTGAACTTTTCGGTTTTCATGTCGCTTCCTTGGATATTCGCCAGCATAGTAAGGAGCATGAATTTGCTATATCAGAAATTCTTTCAAAAACAGGGATTGAAGAAAACTACTCGGCATTGAATGAAGATGATAAGATTCATTTATTAACAGACTTATTAAATGATCCAAGACCATTAACGACAGTAAATCTAAATTATTCTGAAAGCACAAAGGAATGTTTAGATGTTTTCAAAACGATTTACAACGCCCAGAAAGAATTCGGTCAAGATTGCATTAAGAGTTACCTTATTAGTATGACACAGGGTGTTAGTGATCTATTGGAAGTTACGATATTAGCTAAAGAGTATGGATTACATCGTCTTGAACCAAATGGATTATCTATTCAACCAGTACCACTTTTTGAAACGATAGATGATCTTCATGCAGCATCACAAATTATAGATCGGCTGTTTAACATACCTATCTATAGGAAAAGTTTAAAGGAAGTAAATGATCTTCAAGAGATTATGCTGGGATATTCAGATAGCAATAAAGACGGTGGAGCCATTACAGCCAACTGGGAATTAAGAATTGCTATGAGGGATATTACAGAAACCGCAAGCAAGTACGGTATTAAATTAAAGTTTTTCCATGGCAGAGGTGGCGCTCTAGGTAGAGGTGGCATGCCTTTGAATCGCAGTATTTTAGCACAACCACCAGGTACTTTAGGTGGTGGGATCAAAATTACAGAACAAGGAGAAGTACTTTCTTCTCGTTATTCCTTAAAGGGCATAGCATACAGAAGCTTAGAACAAGCAACTTCTTCATTAATTAAAGCTGGTTTGTTATCTAAACGAAAACAGGAATTAAAAGATGATCCTAATTGGGAAGAAATTGTTCAGGGTATTTCAGAGTCAGCTCTAAAGAAATATCAAGATCTTATTTTCCGTGATCCAGATTTTGTAACCTTTTTTAAAGAATCTACACCATTAACCGAGTTTGGGGAATTAAATATAGGTTCTAGACCTTCTAAACGTAAAAATAGTGATAAATTTGAAGATTTAAGAGCGATTCCTTGGGTATTTTCTTGGACACAGAGTAGATATTTATTACCTGCATGGTATGCTGCAGGGACAGGATTACAATCCTATATAAAGGACAAAGAAGAGAATTTAAAAACACTTCAAAATATGTATGAGAATTGGTCATTTTTCAGATCCATGATAGATAATCTACAAATGGCTCTTGCTAAGTCAGATTTATTAATTGCAAAGCAGTATTCCAATATGATTAAAGATTCTACGATTAAAAATCGTATTTTCAAATCCATAGAGGATGAATATATTTTGACCAGTAAGCTTATCTTAGATATAACGAAACAAAAAGAGATTTTAGATAATGTTCCAGTTATTCAGGAATCTATTCGTTTAAGAAATCCATACGTAGATCCGTTAAGTTATTTGCAAGTGGAGCTTTTGTCTGAACTTAGAACATTACGTGAAGAAAATGATGATAACGCTGATTTATTACGTGAGGTTCTACTAACGATAAATGGAATTGCTGCTGGGCTTCGAAATACTGGATAA